A genomic stretch from Ureibacillus composti includes:
- the gmk gene encoding guanylate kinase has protein sequence MRKQKGLLIVLSGPSGVGKGTVRKELFSQAGTNYEYSISMTTRAPREGEVDGVDYFFKSRVEFEELIEQGGLLEHAEFVGNYYGTPLAYVNETLEAGRDVFLEIEVQGAAQIREKLPEALFIFLAPPSLSELQNRLIGRGTETEDIIQKRIATAREELEMMSLYDYVVENDEIQKACDKINAIIVAEHCRRERVEKIYLSMLRGE, from the coding sequence ATGAGGAAACAAAAAGGATTATTAATTGTTCTATCTGGCCCATCAGGTGTTGGTAAAGGAACAGTACGTAAAGAATTATTTTCACAAGCAGGCACAAATTATGAATACTCCATTTCGATGACAACTCGCGCACCTCGTGAAGGGGAAGTGGATGGTGTAGATTATTTCTTCAAATCACGTGTTGAGTTTGAGGAGCTAATTGAACAAGGTGGCTTACTAGAACATGCTGAATTTGTGGGGAACTATTATGGTACACCACTAGCCTATGTGAATGAAACACTTGAAGCAGGCCGAGATGTTTTCTTAGAAATTGAGGTGCAAGGAGCTGCACAAATTCGAGAAAAGTTGCCAGAAGCGTTATTCATATTTTTAGCTCCACCGAGTCTCTCAGAATTGCAAAACCGTTTAATCGGACGTGGAACTGAAACAGAGGACATCATTCAAAAGCGGATTGCAACAGCTAGGGAAGAACTAGAAATGATGAGTTTATATGATTACGTTGTAGAAAATGACGAGATTCAAAAAGCATGTGATAAAATTAACGCAATTATTGTTGCAGAGCATTGTCGTCGTGAACGTGTAGAAAAAATATATCTGTCTATGTTGAGAGGAGAATAA
- a CDS encoding NFACT RNA binding domain-containing protein — translation MAFDGLFTVAMCNELSGLKTGRITKIHQPNALEVVLHIRANGSNHKLLFSIHPSYARVHLTEQAIENPAEPPMFCMLLRKHLEGGFISEISHDGFERMITFIIESKNEIGDPVVRKLIIEVMGRHSNLLLIDQANNRIIDSLKHLPPSVNSYRTVLPGQEYIAPPAQNKQEPTTVTDSEIIDFFKEERTAKEVVSYFSGFSPMHATELLHRLGKEQDPISVFRTFVQEIVSSSHPTYLEVDGKSYFSPTKITYLTGHETAFKDLSNLLDRTFFAKAERDRVKQQAGDLERWLQNEINKLHLKMKKLQKDLDRASKLDKLQLYGELLMSNLYLFEKGMKEVTVTNYYSEDGEQITIPISERKTPVENAQSYYTKYNKAKNALVMVKEQIEKTEQEIHYFEMLSNQVQQASPADIEEIREELAEQGYLRMRASKRKKKPTKPIPEQYTSSTGILISVGKNNKQNDYLTFKIAKKSDTWLHTKDIPGSHVVIHSDDPDETTLFEAATLSAYFSKARDSSSVPVDYTEIRQVKKPNGSKPGFVIYFEQKTLYVTPDEELILKLKKGAS, via the coding sequence ATGGCATTTGATGGATTATTTACCGTGGCAATGTGTAACGAGCTTAGTGGGCTCAAAACAGGCCGCATCACAAAAATTCACCAACCGAATGCGCTCGAAGTTGTATTACACATTCGAGCAAACGGTTCAAATCATAAATTATTATTTTCAATTCATCCTTCCTATGCACGTGTTCATTTAACGGAACAAGCAATTGAAAATCCTGCAGAACCACCTATGTTTTGTATGCTTTTACGGAAGCATTTAGAAGGTGGTTTTATTAGTGAAATTTCACATGATGGATTTGAACGTATGATTACATTCATTATTGAAAGTAAAAATGAAATTGGGGACCCTGTTGTTCGAAAATTGATTATTGAAGTGATGGGACGTCACAGTAATCTACTTTTAATTGATCAAGCAAATAATCGCATTATTGATAGTTTAAAGCACTTGCCTCCATCTGTGAATAGTTACCGTACAGTGTTGCCTGGGCAAGAGTATATCGCTCCTCCTGCACAAAATAAACAGGAACCAACGACTGTAACAGATAGTGAAATAATCGATTTTTTTAAAGAGGAAAGAACTGCTAAAGAAGTTGTCTCTTATTTTAGTGGTTTTTCACCGATGCATGCAACAGAGCTTTTACATCGTCTAGGGAAAGAGCAAGACCCGATTTCTGTATTCAGAACTTTTGTTCAGGAAATCGTCTCAAGTAGCCACCCCACTTATTTAGAAGTAGATGGTAAGAGTTACTTTTCACCTACTAAAATTACGTATTTAACAGGTCACGAAACTGCATTCAAAGACTTAAGCAACTTACTTGATCGAACATTTTTTGCTAAGGCCGAACGTGACCGTGTGAAACAACAAGCTGGTGATTTAGAACGCTGGCTACAAAATGAAATTAATAAACTTCATCTAAAAATGAAGAAACTCCAGAAAGATTTAGATCGTGCTTCCAAATTAGATAAGTTACAACTTTACGGTGAACTACTAATGTCTAATTTATATTTATTCGAAAAAGGAATGAAAGAAGTAACCGTTACAAACTATTACAGTGAAGATGGTGAACAAATTACGATTCCTATTAGCGAACGTAAAACACCCGTTGAAAATGCACAAAGCTACTATACAAAATATAATAAAGCCAAAAATGCACTTGTTATGGTGAAGGAACAAATCGAGAAAACTGAACAGGAAATTCACTATTTCGAAATGCTTTCTAACCAAGTTCAACAAGCATCACCGGCTGATATTGAAGAAATCCGCGAAGAATTAGCAGAACAAGGTTATCTTCGTATGCGTGCATCTAAGCGTAAGAAAAAGCCAACAAAACCAATACCTGAACAATATACTTCTTCAACAGGCATCTTAATTTCTGTTGGTAAGAACAACAAGCAAAATGATTATTTAACTTTCAAAATTGCTAAAAAGTCAGATACTTGGTTACATACAAAGGACATTCCAGGGTCGCATGTAGTGATTCATTCGGATGATCCTGATGAAACAACGCTTTTCGAAGCAGCTACGTTAAGTGCCTACTTCAGTAAAGCGCGAGATTCTTCTTCCGTTCCTGTTGATTATACGGAAATTAGGCAAGTGAAAAAGCCGAATGGATCAAAACCGGGCTTCGTCATTTACTTCGAACAAAAAACCCTTTACGTAACCCCTGATGAAGAACTGATATTAAAACTAAAAAAAGGTGCATCTTAA
- a CDS encoding YicC/YloC family endoribonuclease — MVRSMTGFGRGVTTTNDYQLTVEVRSVNHRFLEIHTKFPKEWLEAEIHAKKILSKLFKRGKLDVVVNLKSMGQEVESFKVNWPLIEAYKEARNELCKAVPIDEKWTMHEVFLLDQALIHEKKELSPEELLTAVDQAVREAAKHLGEMREREGQELKNVFLQFNSELKTQIQLIREFSSESVQKHREKLIERLSEITNSPDIDDRILTEVAIFAERIDISEELDRLVSHFRQLEETLEETNSIGRKLDFLMQEMLREINTIGSKNQSIRASVAVVQAKTVLEKMREQVQNIE, encoded by the coding sequence TTGGTACGTAGTATGACGGGTTTTGGCAGGGGTGTCACAACTACGAATGACTATCAACTAACGGTTGAAGTTCGTTCTGTGAACCATCGATTTTTAGAAATACATACGAAGTTTCCAAAAGAGTGGCTTGAAGCTGAAATACACGCAAAAAAAATATTGTCCAAATTGTTTAAAAGAGGCAAATTAGACGTTGTCGTGAATCTAAAATCGATGGGGCAAGAAGTAGAAAGTTTTAAAGTGAATTGGCCGCTAATCGAAGCTTATAAAGAAGCAAGAAATGAGCTCTGTAAGGCAGTACCAATTGATGAAAAATGGACGATGCATGAAGTGTTTTTATTAGATCAAGCACTCATTCATGAAAAAAAAGAATTATCTCCTGAAGAATTATTAACTGCTGTAGATCAGGCAGTTAGAGAGGCAGCAAAACATTTAGGAGAAATGCGTGAGCGGGAAGGGCAAGAGTTGAAAAATGTATTCTTACAATTTAACTCGGAGCTAAAAACACAAATACAGCTTATTCGTGAATTTTCATCAGAATCAGTTCAAAAACATCGAGAGAAATTAATTGAGCGACTTTCTGAAATAACAAATTCACCTGATATAGATGACCGTATTCTAACCGAGGTAGCCATTTTTGCTGAAAGAATTGATATTTCAGAGGAACTTGACAGGTTAGTTAGTCATTTTAGACAATTAGAAGAAACATTAGAAGAAACTAATTCAATTGGGCGCAAGCTCGATTTTTTAATGCAAGAGATGTTACGTGAAATTAATACAATTGGATCGAAAAATCAGTCTATTAGAGCATCTGTTGCAGTTGTTCAAGCAAAAACAGTATTAGAAAAAATGCGTGAACAAGTACAAAATATTGAGTAA
- the rpoZ gene encoding DNA-directed RNA polymerase subunit omega, producing the protein MLYPSIDALKEKIDSKYSLVSLASKRARQMQEEGNEKLSRYVSYKPVGKALEEVASGALTKEKQDESTVYEDEI; encoded by the coding sequence ATGTTATACCCATCAATCGATGCATTAAAGGAAAAAATTGATTCAAAATATTCTTTAGTAAGTCTTGCTTCAAAACGTGCTCGTCAAATGCAAGAAGAAGGTAATGAAAAATTATCTCGTTATGTTTCATACAAACCAGTAGGAAAAGCATTAGAAGAAGTAGCTTCTGGTGCACTTACGAAAGAAAAACAAGATGAGTCTACAGTTTATGAGGACGAAATCTAA